The sequence CTTTGTTACCTTTAGTACCGGAGGTGCCGAAATACAGGTGCATTACCTTACACAAGCTTTTTTGCAGCGTGGATGGAAAGTAGAAGTGCTGTGCGCAGGAAAGGGTAAAGAAGAGCAGATAAAAGCTTCACCTTATTTTAATAAAAACATACGATACCATTATTACCGAAAAAGAAGCATTAGGAGTCTGGAGTTTTTTGAGGTGTTAAGGGTGTTAAAAAACACCAATTCCAGTTATTATTACCAGCGTACCGACTTTGCCCTTACTGCATCTACCTATTTTTATGCAAAAAAAAATAAGCGTAAAATGGTATATGCCTTGGCAATGGATACCGATAGCCATAGAAACAAGTATAGCACCGATTTGAATTACTTGACATATAAAAGCAAAATAAAAAAATGGATCAGGAAGACCGACTATTTTATTTTGGATCGTATGTTAGAATGGTGTAAAAAAAGAGTTTCCTATGTGGTATGTCAAAATCAATATCAACAACAAACGTATAAAAATAATTTTGGGATAGAGGGCTTGTTGATTCCTAATTCATTTATACCTGGCCATAGTACGCGTAAGGATAAAAAAAATGTGGTGCTTTGGGTGGGCAATAAAAATCCGGCCAAGCAAGCAAACTTATTTGTGGAACTGGCCCAAAAATTTAATGGCTTAAAAAACTGGCATTTTGTTATGATGGGATCTGCTTGTGAGGAGGTGGATAGGGCATCTGTTCCGGGTAACCTAAGCGTGCTTGGCCCTGTGCCGTATGCCGAGGCCAATAATTGGTTTGCTAAGGCCAAAATATATGTTAATACCAGCTTGTATGAGGGGATGCCCAACACCTTTATACAAAGCTGGTATTTTAATACCCTGGTATTGAGCCTTAACGTGGATACGGATTTTGTTTTTTCCGGTATTAAAGCGGGATACTGTTTTAATGGAGATATGAATAAAATGACAGATAAACTGCGTAGTTTTATCAATGGTAAGACAATGGACGATACACTGCAAAAAGGAATGGATTATTTTAAGGAGAAATTTGACATAAACAGAAATATGGATGCGCTGATAAAATATATTCAAATTTAGATCCGGTGTATATCCTGAGTTTAGTAAAGTAATCAGTAAAAACAAAATGGAATAGGTTTTTACCTATTAAATGAACCCCGATGGGTAGGGGCCATATATGAGCAAATAATTAGGATGAGATGAAAATACTTCAGCTTTGCGGAAAAGATTTTTTTGGGGCCGGACGGGCAGCGTATCGTTTACATATGGGTTTGCGAGATGCCGGAATAGATTGTCAGATGTGGGTAGGTGCTAAACGAACTAACGATGCATCCGTGCTGGATGTATATCCGGGTAGGCTCAATAAAAAATGGACCAAGGTATTTGTGAAGCTCGAAAAGCTTAAAATAAAGTTTTTTGCCGGCGGTGCAATGCATATGTTTTCGTTGGGGGCTCCTGCACATTCGCTACGTAAAAAAATAGAAAAAGAAAAGCCTGACCTGATTCATCTGCATTGGACAAACAGGGGTTTTATGGATTTAAATACGCTGCGAGGCATAAAGATACCGGTGGTTATATCATTACATGATATGTGGTGGTTTACAGGAGGATGCCATTATGATGAAGAATGTGGGCGGTATATTGACGCATGTGGTCTTTGTCCTGTTTTAAAAAAAGATGGGGAGCAGGGGCTCAGCTTAAGGCATTTGAAGCATAAAAAGGAAGTTTTGAATACAGTGGACAAGCTTACCTTTGTTGGTCTTAGTACCTGGATGAGGGATTGTGCTGCAAAAAGTGCTATAACGCAAGGGCATCGGGTGATTAATTTGCCCAATGGTATAAATATCAGTCAGTTTAGTCCTCGCAACCGTAAAGTATGTAGAGAAAAACTGGCCTTACCCCGGGATAAAAAACTCATTTTGTTTGCTGCGGTAGGTGTATTATCCGAACCGCGAAAAGGCTATAAATACATAAGTAGGGCTTTGGAACAATGTAACCCTGATGAATATGAATTGGTGGTTATAGGCGAAAAAAGTAACGAAAATTCAGTCAGCGGTTTAAAGACCCATTTTTTAGGTGAGATAAACGATGATAGCCTTTTGATTGAGTACATCTCGGCAACGGATGTGTCGGTAGTGCCTTCGTTGCAGGAAAATCTCTCAAATCTGATCATGGAGAGTTTGGCCTGTGCCACGCCGGTAGTAGCTTTTAACATTGGTGGCAATGGAGATATGATCATTCACCGTAAAAATGGTTATTTAGCAAAAGAGAAGGATGTTGACGATTTGGCTGGGGGAATTAAATTTTGTTGCGATACTGAACATAACAAAAACCTGTCGCAATATGCACAGCAATCGATTAAGGAAAGGTTCAATATACAAGATGTGTCGAAAAAATATGTGCAGTTGTATAAAACGCTATGCGGTGAGAGTTAAAAAGTTGCAAGTTGAAAGGTTAGAAGGGGAGTGGTGGTATTTCGGTAGGCGGAAGGTCGGTACATGCACAACTACTAACTGTTCGCTGTTTTCCTGTCAAAAAGTAAGATAATTAAGGAGGCGGGATGTTGAGTACAACGAAATCCCGATGCTTTTTAAATATATCACTTCGGGAGCGCTTTGCTACAACTGTTCACTGATAACTGATAACTGTTCACTGATAACTGTTCACTGACAAACACCTTACGTAAAACAACTAAATAAAAAATGCTGAACCTAAGTAAAATAACAAATTACCTGCTTGTTTATTTGCTCATAGCCTTTTCGGGTGTGCCATTTTTTTATAGGGCGCATATTGCTATGATGATTGTTTTTTTGCTGTTTCCGGCTGTAGTATTTGTTATACGTAAGCAAAGAGTGGATCGTTTTTTCATATACTATTTAGTGGTGGTGCTCATAATTCAGATGGGCCAGATGCTAAAGTTTTATGACCTGCCTGCTAAAACATTTCTGGGATTACACGCCCGTTTGTTGTTTGCTTACCTCACCATTAAAGCAGTAGGTAAAAAAACGCCTCAGTATTATATAAACATCCTGATTTTTTCGGTTTACACAAGTCTTTTTTTCTACTTACTCTCGTATAACGGAGCTTTGGAGCGTTTTATGGAAAACACCGTAGCACCATTATTTACCAATCCCCTGATTGAAGATGACGGCTATAAAAAATGGCCAGACATTATTTTATACACTTTTAATCCGCAAGGCGAGGGATTGCTGTGGCTCAAGCGTAACTCGGGACCTTTTTGGGAGCCGGGTGCCTTTTCTGGTTTTCTGATGATAGCATTGCTTTTCAATATTATCATCACGGGAAGGTTAAACAACAAAAAAAACAGGATTCTTATGCTTGGGGTGGTATCCACTTTTTCCACGTCTGGGTTGCTCGTGATGGGATGTGTTATTGTTTTTTACCTGATGCTGAATCGCGACCGCGGCACAAAGTACATCTTACTACCGGTGGTATTTTTACTTGGGGTAGTGGCTTTTGTAAGCTTCGATTTTATGGGCAATAAAATTATTAGCAAAATGAGTTATACCGATCAAACCTACAATACACGGTTTAAAAGTGCCATGATTGACCTTAAGGATTTTTCAAAACATCCTTTTTTTGGTATGGGAAGGTCACAAAATACCCGATACGAAGATCAAACAGATGCACGTGCTATGCATCGCAATAACGGGGTGAGCAACCAATTGGTGATGTATGGGGGGCTGGCTTTTGTTTTGTATTTTTACCTTGTGTATTTAAGCTTTTATAGATTGTGCATCGCACACGGCGTAAACAAAAAAATGGCCCTTTTTGCCTTACTAACGATATGGTTGATTGGTTTCTCGCAGATTTATTTTACCAAAGTGCTTTTCCTGTCACTAACTATGCTGAGCACATTGTATCCCAAACGGAGTGCAAAGAGTGTAAGGTGCAATGAAATAAATGAAGAAAACCCTCCGGGACAGCTTAACATCCATAGGGCTGATATTATTGAATTATAACCCGGGGTGTAATGAGTTATGGGTATTTTGGAGTAATTATTTAGTTTCTAATTTGAGTCATAAAAATGAAAATATTTGTTGTAATAGCTGTTTTTAACCGAAAGGCATATACCGTGCAATGCCTCCAGCAGCTTCAAAAGCAAACCTATAATAATATGTCTGTTGTATTGGTAGACGATGGTTCTACCGACGGTACATCAGCATATGTTCAAAAGCACTTTCCGGAAGTCAATTTAGTTAAGGGTACGGGAAACTGGTGGTGGACAAAATCGATGAACGAGGGATGTAAAACAGCTATTAACAATGGAGCAGAGCTCTTACTTACGCTAAACGATGATACGCTTTTTGAACCAACGCTGGTGCAACGTATGGTAGAGCTGCATAAGCAGAATCCGGATGCCGCGATTGGTACTCTAAACCTGATAAAAAAGCAGCAAGAATACATCTTTTTTTCGGGCATAAAAGATATCGCCTGGTGGAAAGCCAAGGAAATAAAATATCACAAGGCTTTTACTCCTTTGCCCGAAGGCCTTAGCGGTCTGCATCCTACCAAATGTTTAAACGGCAGAGGAACACTTATTCCGGTATCTATTTATAAACAGGTAGGTGGCTATAACGAGCAGTTTGTTCAGTATGCATCCGATTTTGATTTGGCATTGCGGATACAAAAGGCAGGATATCGTTGTCTGATTACCTATGATGTAATCGTACATTCGTTTGTTGAAGATACCGGCGGTGGAAAAAGCTTTATCAAGCAATCGAGCCGTACTTTTTTTAAGTCGTTTTTAAATCCCTATTCACAAACCAGTTTAAAGATGACCTACCATTACTACAAATCGCATGCACCAAAACTGGTTTTTATACCCGCCATAACAATTCAATTGTTGCGCTCGGTAGTTGCTTTTTATAAAAAACGTAACCTCGTTTCTAAACTGTGATTGGCATGTTAAATAATACAGGTAAAGATCATATCAAGGACAGAAAAACAACCAAATCGATGGCTATTGCACCGTCGGTTTCATTTATAATAATTGGACGAAACGAGGGCTGGCGCTTGCCACTCTGTTTAAAAAGCACAGTAAAAGCTATTGATGCTTGCCAAATACAGGCGGAGATTATTTACGTTGATTCGCAATCGACCGACGATAGCTTAAACGTGGCCAAAAGCTTTGAGATGGTGAAGTGTTTTTTGATTACGGGAACCTACAATGCCGCTATTGCACGTAATATTGGGGTTAAAGAAGCCCAGGGACAAAACCTGATATTTTTGGATGGCGACATGGAAATCAACCCCGATTTTCTGAACTTGATTTTGGATAGCGATGGAAATTTGAAGTACGACTTTGTTTCGGGTAATTTTATGAACTATTATTACGATAACGAAGGCAATTTTTTAAGAAAAGACTTTTATCGCAAAATTTATTGCGATAAAGATACAATACAATATACCACAGGTGGATTGTTCGCCATTAAACGAAGCCATTGGGAAAGTGTTGGAGGAATGCGTAATAAGTACAAAAAAGGCCAGGATCTGGATTTGGGATACCGTTTGGCTAAAAAAGGAATCCCCCTGCTCCGTAAAAAAGAACGCATGGCCAATCATCATACCATCGATTATAAAGATAAAAAACGTTTGTGGCGTTCCATCTTCGATGGTTCGCAAGTATATCCGCGCGTTGTGCTGTACCGTGATAATATTTTTAATAAATATGTACTTAAACGTATGCTAACCAGCGATCCTACGCTGATATTGTTTATCACCTCTGTTCAGCTATCCCTGATTCTGAAGTGTGCCCTACCAATGCTGGGATATGTACTTCTAACCGCGTTG comes from Saccharicrinis carchari and encodes:
- a CDS encoding glycosyltransferase family 2 protein, coding for MLNNTGKDHIKDRKTTKSMAIAPSVSFIIIGRNEGWRLPLCLKSTVKAIDACQIQAEIIYVDSQSTDDSLNVAKSFEMVKCFLITGTYNAAIARNIGVKEAQGQNLIFLDGDMEINPDFLNLILDSDGNLKYDFVSGNFMNYYYDNEGNFLRKDFYRKIYCDKDTIQYTTGGLFAIKRSHWESVGGMRNKYKKGQDLDLGYRLAKKGIPLLRKKERMANHHTIDYKDKKRLWRSIFDGSQVYPRVVLYRDNIFNKYVLKRMLTSDPTLILFITSVQLSLILKCALPMLGYVLLTALGVAYAMRKTVFKGYMNRLLNHILKDLVNLFALLFYYPTNNVDVEYERVIRKD
- a CDS encoding O-antigen ligase family protein: MLNLSKITNYLLVYLLIAFSGVPFFYRAHIAMMIVFLLFPAVVFVIRKQRVDRFFIYYLVVVLIIQMGQMLKFYDLPAKTFLGLHARLLFAYLTIKAVGKKTPQYYINILIFSVYTSLFFYLLSYNGALERFMENTVAPLFTNPLIEDDGYKKWPDIILYTFNPQGEGLLWLKRNSGPFWEPGAFSGFLMIALLFNIIITGRLNNKKNRILMLGVVSTFSTSGLLVMGCVIVFYLMLNRDRGTKYILLPVVFLLGVVAFVSFDFMGNKIISKMSYTDQTYNTRFKSAMIDLKDFSKHPFFGMGRSQNTRYEDQTDARAMHRNNGVSNQLVMYGGLAFVLYFYLVYLSFYRLCIAHGVNKKMALFALLTIWLIGFSQIYFTKVLFLSLTMLSTLYPKRSAKSVRCNEINEENPPGQLNIHRADIIEL
- a CDS encoding glycosyltransferase family 2 protein, yielding MKIFVVIAVFNRKAYTVQCLQQLQKQTYNNMSVVLVDDGSTDGTSAYVQKHFPEVNLVKGTGNWWWTKSMNEGCKTAINNGAELLLTLNDDTLFEPTLVQRMVELHKQNPDAAIGTLNLIKKQQEYIFFSGIKDIAWWKAKEIKYHKAFTPLPEGLSGLHPTKCLNGRGTLIPVSIYKQVGGYNEQFVQYASDFDLALRIQKAGYRCLITYDVIVHSFVEDTGGGKSFIKQSSRTFFKSFLNPYSQTSLKMTYHYYKSHAPKLVFIPAITIQLLRSVVAFYKKRNLVSKL
- a CDS encoding glycosyltransferase family 4 protein; this translates as MTPHQKSICFVIPHFVTFSTGGAEIQVHYLTQAFLQRGWKVEVLCAGKGKEEQIKASPYFNKNIRYHYYRKRSIRSLEFFEVLRVLKNTNSSYYYQRTDFALTASTYFYAKKNKRKMVYALAMDTDSHRNKYSTDLNYLTYKSKIKKWIRKTDYFILDRMLEWCKKRVSYVVCQNQYQQQTYKNNFGIEGLLIPNSFIPGHSTRKDKKNVVLWVGNKNPAKQANLFVELAQKFNGLKNWHFVMMGSACEEVDRASVPGNLSVLGPVPYAEANNWFAKAKIYVNTSLYEGMPNTFIQSWYFNTLVLSLNVDTDFVFSGIKAGYCFNGDMNKMTDKLRSFINGKTMDDTLQKGMDYFKEKFDINRNMDALIKYIQI
- a CDS encoding glycosyltransferase, with protein sequence MKILQLCGKDFFGAGRAAYRLHMGLRDAGIDCQMWVGAKRTNDASVLDVYPGRLNKKWTKVFVKLEKLKIKFFAGGAMHMFSLGAPAHSLRKKIEKEKPDLIHLHWTNRGFMDLNTLRGIKIPVVISLHDMWWFTGGCHYDEECGRYIDACGLCPVLKKDGEQGLSLRHLKHKKEVLNTVDKLTFVGLSTWMRDCAAKSAITQGHRVINLPNGINISQFSPRNRKVCREKLALPRDKKLILFAAVGVLSEPRKGYKYISRALEQCNPDEYELVVIGEKSNENSVSGLKTHFLGEINDDSLLIEYISATDVSVVPSLQENLSNLIMESLACATPVVAFNIGGNGDMIIHRKNGYLAKEKDVDDLAGGIKFCCDTEHNKNLSQYAQQSIKERFNIQDVSKKYVQLYKTLCGES